DNA from Lentibacillus amyloliquefaciens:
CACCGTTGTGATACAAGAAGACATGTCCGTATCGATAATCGCAAAAAAGAGCACCGCCGAGCTCTCTAATATCAACGGGCGTTTGCACCCAACTTGATGTTTTCATATCGAAATTTTCAAGGTTCTGCAACGCTCGATATTGTTCTTCAGTTAAAAGCTCAATACCCATGGCACCTGCCATATCCATCGCGTTATTTTCCGGTTTATGTTTTTTCCTTGACTCCAGCCCTTCCCGGTCGTAACAAACACTTCTACGGCCTTTTGGGCTTTCGGCTGAACAATCGTAAAATATGTATTCATCCGTGGTTTTATCATGACCAACAACATCCGGCTCACCTTCAGTTCTTTCCATTTCATTGAGCGACCACAGTTTTTCACTATCAGCATCCAGCTTTTCCTGGATTTTAGCCCATTCAAGGCCATCGTGGCGGTTCATGTTTTTCTCAAAACGGGTTTTCAATATTTTGAGTAATTCTTCACGTTCTTCGTGTGAAAATGTTATTTGATGGCTGTTTGTCATGTTCATTTCCTCCTTGTTTTCAGGCATAATGGTGTAATCTCAGTTTACACTAATTGATATGATAAAGTAAATTCATGCCACCTTAATCTGGTCCGATCGTGTCAAAAGCCTTTTTCTTAATTTTAGTTGACATTACGGCTTAACATTCTTATCATTAAAATATGAACATATGCTGATATTATCATTAATTGGTGATATGGATATAAACACGAATTCATTTTCAATGCGGGAGGAAACGGTATGGATAAAAATGAACAGCAACCGGAAAACGATACGTACGAAGATTTGGATGAAGAAACATTGTTTGTTGTTTCGCAAATATTTAAAGCATTGGGTGATCCGACCAGAATCCGAATTCTTCATTTGTTGTTTTATCAGGAATATTCGGTTAATCAGATTGCTGAGAATTTAGATCTCAGACAATCGACTGTATCCCATCAGCTTAGGATTCTGAAGAATTTGCGGCTGGTCAAATATCGTCGGGATAAAACAACACTTTATTATGCCCACGATGACAAACACGTTATGAACCTGTTGAACCAAGCGATTAATCATGCAACGCACAGTTGAACCATTTGTGCATACAAGTATATGAAAAGATAGAGATGTAA
Protein-coding regions in this window:
- a CDS encoding DUF4256 domain-containing protein; translation: MPENKEEMNMTNSHQITFSHEEREELLKILKTRFEKNMNRHDGLEWAKIQEKLDADSEKLWSLNEMERTEGEPDVVGHDKTTDEYIFYDCSAESPKGRRSVCYDREGLESRKKHKPENNAMDMAGAMGIELLTEEQYRALQNLENFDMKTSSWVQTPVDIRELGGALFCDYRYGHVFLYHNGASSYYGGRGFRGSLRV
- a CDS encoding ArsR/SmtB family transcription factor — translated: MDKNEQQPENDTYEDLDEETLFVVSQIFKALGDPTRIRILHLLFYQEYSVNQIAENLDLRQSTVSHQLRILKNLRLVKYRRDKTTLYYAHDDKHVMNLLNQAINHATHS